Proteins from a genomic interval of Lacticaseibacillus pabuli:
- a CDS encoding FAD/NAD(P)-binding protein, whose product MKIALIGAGPRGLITLGRLVALQPVSTHRRLDITVFDPYPAGGRVWQTGQNAHLIMNTPAQHITLFYDQSVQDPGPLTTGPNLAKWAHTLAADFIGQLPAFPNQAVLMAEAATLQPNDYTSRALYGAYCQWFTETLLENLPVGVTVNYEQTSVTAVHPQISGYQVVTDELTFQADAVAMALGNIENSLTRDQEELASFASEHDYLYLPPNFPADVDLSAIKSSDEVILRGLGMSFFDFTILLTEGRGGTFTKTADGLVYHPSGREPHIVGGSRRGFPYHAKGRNQKSAGEQVHAHFLTDQQIADWAKQRPIPGKVFWQAMQHEMEYTYYTLLLQKYPQIDLPTFQNDFLNNPDKTLRELTIKDSDRLNWDQVINPATDNNADFESLMKQYLTDDIDAALLGTKTGPLTAALEVLRDLRDPVRKVLAAGLLTDDEYLDFFLRTFNGINNFLSIGPPVMRTQQLLALMDAGIVSILPPQMRVEGKNGYFEATSAVDKSVVYHGTALIEARMPAVNAPTAQNPLLQQLLHDGLAAPYELQLAGERRFQSGAILIDQNTCRLINSHGQYETGLYFWGVPTEGASWLTTASPRPHVNHIILRQANHIAREMLGIMS is encoded by the coding sequence ATGAAAATCGCACTCATTGGCGCCGGTCCCCGCGGCCTCATCACCTTGGGCCGTTTGGTGGCCTTGCAGCCGGTCAGCACACACCGCCGCTTGGATATCACAGTCTTTGACCCCTATCCTGCTGGTGGCCGTGTTTGGCAAACAGGTCAAAACGCCCACCTGATCATGAACACCCCGGCGCAACACATCACCTTGTTTTACGACCAGAGTGTTCAGGACCCTGGTCCGCTCACCACTGGCCCCAACTTAGCCAAGTGGGCACACACTTTAGCTGCGGACTTTATCGGTCAGCTGCCCGCCTTTCCCAACCAAGCCGTTTTGATGGCAGAGGCCGCTACCCTCCAGCCAAATGACTACACTTCCCGCGCGCTCTACGGGGCATATTGTCAGTGGTTCACCGAAACCCTGCTCGAAAACCTGCCCGTTGGTGTGACCGTCAACTACGAGCAAACCTCAGTTACGGCGGTTCATCCGCAGATATCTGGTTACCAGGTCGTCACGGATGAGTTGACGTTCCAAGCTGATGCAGTTGCGATGGCGCTGGGCAATATTGAAAACTCGCTGACCCGTGACCAGGAGGAATTGGCCAGTTTTGCCAGTGAACACGACTATTTGTACCTACCGCCAAACTTCCCGGCAGACGTGGATTTATCCGCAATCAAGTCAAGCGACGAGGTGATTTTGCGGGGCCTAGGAATGTCATTCTTCGACTTCACGATTCTTCTGACGGAAGGCCGCGGCGGGACTTTCACAAAGACTGCAGATGGCCTGGTTTACCACCCCAGCGGCCGTGAGCCCCATATCGTTGGCGGATCCCGGCGTGGTTTTCCCTACCATGCCAAGGGTCGGAATCAAAAGTCAGCCGGTGAACAAGTTCACGCGCACTTTTTGACTGACCAGCAAATAGCCGATTGGGCCAAGCAACGCCCCATCCCAGGCAAGGTCTTTTGGCAGGCAATGCAACACGAAATGGAATACACCTACTACACCTTATTACTGCAGAAGTATCCGCAAATCGACTTGCCAACCTTCCAAAATGATTTTCTGAATAACCCAGACAAAACGTTACGTGAGCTCACGATTAAGGACAGTGATCGCCTCAACTGGGACCAGGTGATTAACCCAGCCACCGACAACAACGCCGATTTTGAATCGCTGATGAAACAGTATCTTACTGACGACATCGATGCGGCCTTGTTGGGTACAAAGACTGGGCCGTTAACCGCCGCGCTGGAGGTGCTCCGCGACTTGCGCGATCCCGTCCGCAAAGTGCTTGCAGCGGGCTTATTAACGGACGACGAATACCTCGATTTCTTCCTGCGCACGTTTAACGGCATCAACAATTTCCTATCCATCGGACCGCCAGTGATGCGGACACAGCAGCTACTTGCCTTGATGGACGCCGGGATTGTCAGCATCTTGCCGCCACAAATGCGGGTCGAGGGCAAGAACGGCTACTTTGAAGCCACCAGCGCCGTGGACAAATCAGTGGTGTATCACGGCACTGCGCTGATCGAAGCCCGCATGCCTGCGGTGAACGCCCCCACTGCGCAAAATCCGCTTCTGCAGCAACTGCTGCACGATGGCCTCGCCGCGCCTTACGAGTTGCAACTGGCGGGCGAACGCCGTTTCCAGTCTGGTGCCATTCTAATTGACCAAAACACCTGCCGTCTCATCAACAGTCATGGCCAGTACGAAACGGGCCTATACTTCTGGGGTGTACCGACTGAAGGCGCCAGCTGGCTGACAACCGCCAGTCCAAGGCCGCACGTCAACCACATCATTCTGCGGCAGGCAAACCACATTGCCCGGGAAATGTTGGGGATTATGAGTTAA
- a CDS encoding MerR family transcriptional regulator, translating to MTMTLKEVAAYYDISEHTLRYYDKINLVPGITRDAHGYRVFSDLAVGWLRYIIAFRSTGMPIADVRHYIELDNQGDVTQSERLAMLEKQAAHLRKQIANLQQQQDLIETKISHFKADTATPHADALVVKGV from the coding sequence ATGACCATGACGCTCAAAGAAGTCGCCGCGTACTATGACATTTCAGAACACACGCTGCGCTATTATGACAAGATTAACCTCGTTCCTGGTATCACCCGGGACGCGCACGGCTACCGTGTCTTTTCGGATTTGGCCGTGGGGTGGTTGCGATACATCATCGCATTTCGGTCGACGGGGATGCCGATTGCCGACGTGCGCCACTACATCGAACTGGATAATCAGGGGGATGTAACGCAAAGTGAGCGCCTGGCGATGCTTGAAAAGCAAGCCGCTCACCTGCGCAAGCAGATTGCCAACCTGCAGCAGCAACAGGACCTGATTGAAACGAAGATCAGTCATTTCAAGGCGGATACCGCCACACCACATGCAGATGCGCTTGTGGTCAAAGGCGTTTAG
- a CDS encoding MerR family transcriptional regulator: protein METLKTYSIGQIAKKYHVTVPTLRYYDEQGLLPFVKRNEAGQRIFTDDDMGYLEVVDCLKRSAIPLRDIKTFMQWCVEGDDTLPERYQFMIDHEAALEQKIKVLQANLAFLRWKKWYYQHANEAGTEQIFFEPGTTQVDPKWREQYLAERQE, encoded by the coding sequence ATGGAAACTTTAAAAACATATTCAATTGGTCAAATTGCCAAGAAATATCACGTGACAGTCCCCACGTTGCGTTACTACGATGAACAGGGCTTATTGCCGTTCGTAAAGCGGAACGAGGCGGGCCAGCGCATTTTTACCGACGACGACATGGGCTACTTGGAAGTGGTGGACTGTTTGAAGCGGTCAGCAATTCCCCTGCGTGATATCAAAACTTTCATGCAGTGGTGCGTTGAAGGGGATGACACGTTGCCAGAACGGTACCAGTTCATGATTGACCATGAAGCCGCGCTGGAACAGAAAATCAAAGTGTTACAGGCAAACCTCGCGTTTTTGCGCTGGAAGAAGTGGTACTACCAGCATGCGAATGAGGCGGGGACGGAACAAATCTTCTTTGAACCTGGGACAACTCAGGTGGATCCAAAGTGGCGCGAGCAGTATCTTGCGGAGCGTCAAGAATAG
- a CDS encoding AAA family ATPase has protein sequence MADYNDNFFGSDMDDILNAMMRRMGEGGSARYVVNGHELSADQFAQYRATGKMPDASDAEIPVSDAQDGQQKAVKKGGILDKLGRNLTAEAKAGMLDPVIGRDKEIQETAEILSRRTKNNPILVGDAGVGKTAIVEGLAQAIVKGNVPEAVRGKQIYAIDLSNLEAGTQYRGSFEQNIQNLIKEVKAAGNVIIFFDEIHQILGAGATGGEDGSKGLADIIKPALSRGELTVIGATTQDEYRNTIMKDAALARRFNSVTVNEPSPADTFKILQGIRPLYEQHHHVQLPDDVLQATIDYSQQYIPQRSLPDKAIDLLDMTAAHLAAKHPATDQASLEQRQKDLEQQKEDAAKQEDYEQAAKVKKELDEVDQQLKSGADAKPEVKATANDVAKAVERLTGIPVAKLGASDVEHLKKIGERLKGKVIGQDEAVDMVARAIRRNRAGFDEGTRPIGSFLFVGPTGVGKTELAKQLALDLFGSKDAIIRLDMSEYADRTAVSKLIGTTAGYVGYDDNSNTLTEQVRRNPYSIVLLDEIEKADPQVLTLLLQVLDDGRLTDGQGNVVNFKNTVVIATSNAGFGNEALTGKQDKDTDLMTKLAPYFRPEFLNRFNGIVEFSHLTKDDLGKIVDLMLADVNKTLARKDITLTVSDDAKNWLIEQGYDEAMGARPLRRVIERNIRDQVTDYYLDHLDAKQLTANLVDGKIVIGAKEAVSA, from the coding sequence ATGGCAGATTACAATGACAACTTTTTTGGTAGCGACATGGACGACATTCTGAACGCAATGATGCGGCGGATGGGCGAAGGCGGCAGTGCACGTTACGTCGTCAACGGTCACGAACTCAGTGCTGATCAGTTTGCACAGTATCGCGCAACCGGTAAAATGCCGGACGCCAGTGACGCCGAGATTCCGGTCAGTGACGCTCAGGACGGTCAGCAAAAGGCCGTTAAGAAGGGCGGCATTCTGGATAAGCTGGGACGCAACCTGACTGCTGAAGCCAAGGCCGGCATGCTGGACCCAGTCATCGGTCGTGATAAGGAGATTCAAGAGACCGCTGAGATCTTGAGTCGGCGGACGAAGAACAACCCGATTCTGGTTGGGGATGCTGGTGTTGGTAAGACGGCGATTGTGGAAGGCTTAGCCCAAGCAATTGTGAAGGGGAACGTGCCCGAAGCGGTGCGCGGCAAGCAGATTTACGCCATCGACTTGTCAAACCTGGAAGCCGGCACCCAGTACCGTGGCAGTTTCGAACAGAATATCCAGAATTTAATTAAGGAAGTTAAAGCGGCGGGCAACGTCATCATCTTCTTTGACGAAATCCACCAGATTCTCGGCGCAGGTGCAACTGGCGGCGAGGATGGCAGTAAGGGGCTAGCTGACATCATCAAGCCAGCCTTGTCTCGCGGCGAGCTTACCGTTATCGGGGCTACCACGCAGGACGAATACCGCAACACCATCATGAAGGACGCCGCATTGGCACGCCGGTTCAATTCAGTGACCGTCAATGAGCCATCCCCAGCCGACACCTTCAAGATTTTGCAGGGCATCCGGCCACTGTACGAACAGCACCACCACGTTCAGCTGCCTGACGATGTACTGCAGGCGACCATTGACTACTCACAGCAGTACATCCCGCAGCGGAGCCTGCCTGACAAGGCAATTGACTTGCTCGATATGACCGCGGCACACTTGGCCGCAAAGCACCCCGCAACGGATCAGGCCAGCCTGGAGCAGCGTCAAAAGGATTTGGAACAACAGAAGGAAGACGCAGCGAAGCAGGAAGACTACGAGCAGGCGGCCAAGGTCAAGAAGGAACTGGACGAGGTCGACCAGCAGCTCAAGTCAGGCGCCGACGCAAAGCCTGAAGTCAAGGCAACCGCAAATGACGTTGCCAAGGCTGTCGAGCGTTTGACTGGGATTCCCGTTGCAAAGCTCGGTGCCTCTGATGTTGAACACCTCAAGAAGATTGGTGAACGGCTCAAGGGCAAGGTCATCGGCCAGGACGAGGCCGTGGACATGGTTGCCCGCGCCATTCGCCGCAACCGGGCTGGCTTCGACGAAGGCACGCGGCCAATCGGCAGTTTCCTCTTCGTTGGCCCAACTGGTGTTGGTAAGACGGAGCTCGCTAAGCAACTGGCGCTGGATCTCTTTGGCAGCAAGGATGCCATCATCCGTCTGGACATGTCCGAATATGCCGACCGGACCGCGGTTTCTAAGCTAATCGGGACCACTGCTGGCTACGTTGGCTACGACGACAATAGCAACACCTTGACGGAGCAAGTTCGCCGCAATCCATATTCCATCGTTCTACTCGATGAAATTGAAAAGGCGGACCCACAAGTGCTGACGCTGTTACTCCAGGTTCTGGACGACGGTCGGTTGACGGATGGCCAGGGCAACGTGGTCAACTTTAAGAACACCGTTGTCATCGCCACCAGTAACGCGGGCTTTGGCAACGAGGCACTGACCGGTAAGCAGGACAAGGACACGGATCTCATGACGAAGCTGGCACCATACTTCCGTCCAGAATTCCTCAACCGCTTCAACGGGATTGTTGAATTCAGTCACCTGACCAAGGATGACTTGGGCAAGATCGTGGACCTGATGCTCGCCGACGTGAACAAGACGCTGGCACGTAAGGATATCACCCTGACCGTTTCTGACGATGCGAAGAACTGGCTGATCGAACAAGGCTACGACGAGGCGATGGGTGCACGGCCGCTGCGCCGTGTGATTGAGCGCAACATCCGTGACCAGGTAACCGATTACTACCTAGATCACTTGGATGCCAAGCAGCTGACCGCAAACCTGGTCGACGGCAAGATTGTCATTGGCGCTAAAGAGGCAGTTTCCGCATAA
- a CDS encoding AbrB/MazE/SpoVT family DNA-binding domain-containing protein produces the protein MSSNKQGMTVHIPADACDELNIKQDTEMVMIVKNGRIVIQPRRSERINSRLGFLIWPLIIAAVTAIGTYLYWLYIDLKQVPLAGNVSLSSFIIGVGVVTGTVLFAGYFIHSRNDGSSRFSKHIYWRNLPVILISFAVILATALIGFMWLMGSMLPGATFDRLTAILIFALFTFAANTFMVIAALTIDATTLAQLMTLVIVIGVLIAMAANGSRRWWQHNLSFLGTNMANNGWQFNLTLIIASFIMLALTDYLFVSLRERFPQNRRLLILRILLTIVALDVACIGLFPNNAASHFLHDQAAAVLVFMLVALIASVRWLLPGVSQLFLYASYGVAVLLLMLNFGFRWFRYPSLTSFEIQAFVLAFGWLLLLFNRLQDLVAQGTVAWLVTVKLRKSNQ, from the coding sequence ATGAGTAGCAATAAACAAGGCATGACCGTCCATATTCCGGCCGATGCCTGCGACGAGTTAAACATCAAACAGGACACGGAAATGGTCATGATTGTCAAAAATGGCCGCATCGTTATCCAGCCACGCCGTAGCGAACGCATTAACAGTCGCCTGGGCTTCTTAATCTGGCCGCTGATTATCGCCGCGGTTACGGCAATAGGCACTTACTTGTACTGGCTCTATATCGACCTCAAGCAGGTACCACTGGCCGGCAATGTTTCCCTATCCAGTTTCATCATTGGGGTTGGCGTCGTGACGGGCACCGTCCTGTTTGCCGGTTACTTCATTCACAGTCGCAATGATGGCTCGTCGCGCTTTTCCAAGCATATTTACTGGCGCAATCTACCTGTCATTCTGATTTCATTCGCGGTCATTTTAGCTACCGCCCTCATCGGTTTCATGTGGCTCATGGGCTCCATGCTACCCGGCGCGACCTTCGACCGGCTGACAGCCATCCTCATCTTCGCCCTGTTCACCTTCGCTGCAAACACCTTTATGGTCATCGCGGCGTTAACCATCGATGCCACAACCTTGGCGCAACTCATGACCCTCGTGATTGTCATCGGTGTGCTCATCGCGATGGCGGCGAATGGTTCCCGGCGCTGGTGGCAACATAACCTCAGTTTTCTCGGCACGAATATGGCAAACAACGGCTGGCAATTTAATCTGACCTTGATTATTGCCTCGTTCATCATGCTCGCTCTGACGGACTACCTCTTTGTCTCCCTACGCGAACGCTTCCCACAAAACAGGCGTCTCCTTATCTTGCGGATCCTCCTGACCATCGTTGCGCTCGACGTGGCCTGCATTGGCCTCTTCCCGAACAACGCCGCCTCACATTTCCTACATGATCAAGCGGCCGCGGTGTTGGTGTTCATGCTGGTTGCCCTGATTGCTTCGGTTCGCTGGCTATTACCGGGTGTTTCGCAATTGTTCCTGTACGCGTCCTATGGCGTCGCGGTCCTACTCTTGATGCTTAACTTTGGATTCCGGTGGTTCCGCTACCCTAGCCTGACTTCCTTCGAAATTCAGGCGTTCGTCCTGGCGTTCGGCTGGTTGCTACTATTATTCAACCGCCTGCAGGACCTCGTTGCGCAAGGCACTGTCGCCTGGCTGGTCACGGTAAAGCTGCGCAAATCGAATCAGTAA
- a CDS encoding HAD-IC family P-type ATPase, producing the protein MDQKNEALTGLDEPDAEARLRKDGPNEVAEKPFSFPRAIAKRLWEPSAWILEGALLLEIILGKGIQAGFIVLMLLFAALNGAIQERRATKVLHSLTDELEVTATVMRSGEWRRVPARELVVGDLVSLSGGDLIPADVQLLQGTAEINESAITGESASVARKVGESAYAGTELVRGDILARVTATGSASRSGKTISLINKSSAPGHLQQLLGKIIGYLAIVDAVLAVILVATTLIRHENLISMLPFLAMLVIATIPIAMPSSFAVANSVEAKVLSQQHILVSDLTGIQEAANMNVLLVDKTGTITANKPSVVGFHNLSDHPDTEVVQMALTATDQRKPSVIDKAIQNYAADQHLDALPQTSYTPFDSSTGYSEVAAQTATGAATIRLGALKRLQHVTKTADMPADLDFSAGRTTAVALGDTLLGVFILQDQPRPDSAAAITNIQSRGVKVMMLTGDNQKTAAAVAKDVKLQGHVVSYSDLQDDTPIEELAGIADVVPEDKLAIVEKFQKAGYIVGMTGDGVNDAPALKQADLGVAVSTAVDLAKRSARMVLMTPGLSSITDILDSGHRVYQRMMTWTITKLSRAAQLSILLTFGYLIFGFLPLTLNAMILVAILNDLVTLVLGTDHTTISYHPEAWNMAKLSKSAGILAAGWTVAGFGWLLWLIHIGLNAGQISTALYCFLIFSAMLTILMTRTKKTYWTDHASHQVNEAIAGNTVLTFILAGFGWGVAAISWQLIAISVVLTLVVGVILTLLSTWIRKSI; encoded by the coding sequence TTGGATCAAAAAAATGAAGCACTAACTGGGCTAGATGAACCAGATGCAGAGGCACGACTGCGCAAGGACGGGCCGAACGAAGTTGCCGAGAAACCATTCAGTTTTCCCCGTGCAATTGCTAAGCGCTTGTGGGAACCGTCTGCCTGGATTTTGGAGGGTGCCCTACTCCTCGAAATCATCTTAGGCAAGGGTATCCAGGCCGGGTTTATCGTTCTAATGCTATTGTTTGCTGCGTTGAACGGCGCGATTCAGGAACGGCGGGCAACCAAAGTACTGCACAGCCTAACTGATGAACTGGAAGTCACGGCGACGGTCATGCGGTCTGGCGAATGGCGCCGCGTTCCTGCACGTGAACTGGTTGTTGGGGACCTCGTTAGCCTGTCTGGCGGTGACCTCATCCCCGCTGACGTGCAGTTGCTTCAGGGCACTGCGGAAATTAACGAAAGTGCCATTACGGGTGAATCCGCATCGGTCGCCCGCAAAGTGGGCGAGTCAGCATACGCCGGAACCGAGCTCGTGCGCGGCGACATTCTCGCTCGCGTCACGGCAACCGGTAGTGCAAGCCGCTCTGGGAAGACCATCAGCTTGATAAACAAGAGCTCGGCACCAGGCCACTTGCAACAGTTGCTGGGTAAGATTATCGGTTACCTCGCCATTGTGGACGCTGTGCTTGCCGTCATCCTGGTCGCGACAACGTTAATTCGTCACGAAAACCTAATTTCAATGTTGCCATTCCTAGCGATGCTGGTCATCGCGACGATTCCAATCGCCATGCCATCCAGCTTTGCTGTGGCGAACTCCGTTGAGGCCAAGGTTCTGAGTCAGCAGCACATCCTCGTCAGCGACCTGACCGGGATACAAGAGGCTGCGAACATGAACGTTCTGCTGGTCGACAAAACCGGCACCATCACGGCCAACAAACCCAGCGTGGTTGGATTCCACAATTTATCTGACCATCCGGATACCGAAGTCGTTCAGATGGCGCTAACTGCAACTGACCAGCGCAAACCGAGTGTCATCGACAAAGCGATTCAGAACTACGCCGCCGATCAGCATCTAGACGCCCTGCCGCAAACCAGCTACACCCCGTTTGACTCTAGTACGGGCTACTCGGAAGTTGCCGCGCAAACGGCGACCGGTGCCGCCACGATTCGGCTTGGTGCGCTCAAACGCCTGCAGCATGTCACCAAGACGGCCGACATGCCCGCCGACCTCGACTTTTCGGCTGGGCGCACGACTGCGGTTGCGCTCGGCGATACGCTACTCGGCGTGTTCATTCTGCAAGACCAGCCGCGTCCCGATAGCGCCGCTGCGATTACGAACATTCAATCACGCGGGGTAAAGGTCATGATGCTCACGGGGGACAATCAAAAGACTGCCGCTGCCGTTGCCAAGGACGTTAAACTGCAGGGACACGTCGTTTCTTACAGCGACTTGCAGGACGACACACCGATTGAAGAACTTGCTGGTATCGCCGACGTTGTGCCAGAGGATAAGCTGGCAATCGTTGAAAAGTTCCAAAAGGCTGGCTATATAGTCGGTATGACTGGGGACGGCGTGAATGACGCCCCTGCTCTCAAGCAAGCCGACTTAGGGGTGGCTGTCTCCACGGCGGTTGACCTCGCCAAGCGGTCTGCACGAATGGTACTCATGACGCCCGGTCTCAGTTCCATCACCGACATCCTCGATAGTGGGCACCGCGTTTACCAACGCATGATGACCTGGACGATTACCAAGCTATCACGTGCCGCCCAGCTGAGTATCCTGCTGACGTTCGGCTACCTTATTTTCGGGTTCCTTCCGTTAACGCTGAACGCCATGATTCTGGTCGCCATCTTAAACGACCTCGTCACGCTGGTACTGGGCACCGACCACACCACCATCAGTTACCACCCCGAGGCTTGGAACATGGCCAAGCTCAGTAAGTCTGCTGGCATTCTTGCCGCGGGTTGGACCGTGGCCGGCTTCGGCTGGCTTCTATGGCTGATTCACATCGGTCTGAACGCTGGGCAAATCAGCACGGCCCTTTACTGCTTCCTGATTTTCAGTGCGATGCTCACCATTCTCATGACCCGCACCAAGAAGACATACTGGACGGATCACGCCAGTCACCAGGTCAACGAGGCCATCGCGGGCAACACGGTATTAACCTTTATTCTGGCCGGATTCGGCTGGGGTGTCGCGGCCATTAGCTGGCAATTAATCGCAATTTCGGTTGTGCTGACGCTCGTGGTTGGCGTTATACTGACCCTATTATCAACTTGGATTCGCAAATCCATTTAA
- a CDS encoding SDR family oxidoreductase has product MTKPLIVITGASSGFGAAMAKMFNEQGNPMLLVARRTDRIEALPLDFKNIMVEGVDVTDREEFAAAIAKAEAKFGPTDLLVNNAGVMLLGNVMTQDPKQWQTMLDVNVMGVLNGMSIVLPEMTKREGGTIINMSSLAGKKTFVNHAAYVASKFGVHGLSETIREEVSGKNVRVAMVAPGAAETELLGHTTDTKAVTDYEAWKQTMGGVTMDPMHVAEAVNFIYSMPQDVNVREIDIAATRQDS; this is encoded by the coding sequence ATGACTAAACCATTGATTGTAATTACCGGCGCTTCATCAGGCTTTGGGGCTGCGATGGCCAAGATGTTCAACGAACAGGGTAACCCAATGTTACTCGTTGCCCGTCGTACCGACCGCATTGAGGCCTTACCACTCGATTTCAAGAACATCATGGTCGAAGGCGTTGACGTAACTGACCGCGAAGAATTTGCGGCGGCGATTGCAAAGGCTGAAGCCAAGTTTGGCCCAACCGACCTGCTCGTTAACAATGCGGGTGTGATGTTGCTGGGTAACGTCATGACACAGGACCCTAAGCAGTGGCAGACCATGCTCGATGTCAACGTGATGGGTGTTCTGAACGGCATGAGCATTGTGCTACCAGAAATGACCAAGCGTGAGGGTGGTACCATCATCAACATGTCTTCATTGGCGGGTAAGAAGACCTTCGTCAACCACGCGGCATATGTTGCCTCCAAGTTTGGCGTACACGGTCTCTCTGAAACCATCCGTGAAGAAGTTTCTGGCAAGAACGTGCGTGTCGCCATGGTTGCCCCTGGTGCAGCTGAGACAGAATTACTCGGTCACACCACTGACACCAAGGCGGTTACGGACTACGAAGCCTGGAAGCAGACCATGGGCGGTGTCACGATGGATCCGATGCACGTGGCTGAGGCGGTTAACTTTATCTACAGCATGCCTCAGGATGTAAACGTGCGCGAAATTGACATCGCGGCCACTCGTCAGGATAGCTAA
- a CDS encoding DegV family protein, with translation MKIAVITDSTAYISAEQIGDLPIRVVTTPLIIDGHTYNEGVDISTADFYDKMAHSTDFPKTAQPRLGDVMKVHQELKAQGYDTVINLYLSSTISGIHDTAVGLSQDPDMPHIVVYDSQITVAMLGEMVLTAGRMAKAGASLDEILSTLDKLRDSTGEYFVVDDLQHLVRGGRVSSTAGFIGGLLNIKPILTFDPDSHKIVPFEKARTSRKALARVEELFAEATKNLDYPIKAWVIDANSPQPAAEWLADLEKKFPNVPFYRSYIGPAIGTHVGAGTMALAWMRDLDAEQQQH, from the coding sequence ATGAAAATCGCCGTCATTACAGACAGCACTGCATACATCTCAGCTGAACAGATCGGTGACCTACCTATTCGGGTCGTCACCACGCCACTCATTATCGATGGCCACACCTACAATGAAGGCGTTGATATTTCAACCGCCGATTTTTACGATAAAATGGCACACAGCACCGATTTTCCGAAGACGGCGCAACCCCGGCTCGGTGATGTCATGAAAGTCCATCAAGAGCTGAAGGCGCAGGGTTACGATACTGTGATTAACCTGTACCTCTCCTCCACTATTTCTGGCATTCACGATACCGCCGTTGGTCTGTCGCAAGACCCTGATATGCCGCACATTGTCGTGTACGACTCCCAGATTACTGTGGCAATGCTGGGTGAAATGGTTCTCACTGCTGGACGCATGGCCAAAGCTGGCGCGTCGCTGGATGAAATTCTGAGCACCCTCGACAAACTGCGCGATAGCACTGGTGAATACTTTGTCGTTGACGACCTGCAGCATCTGGTTCGCGGCGGCCGGGTGAGCTCAACTGCCGGATTCATTGGCGGTTTGCTCAACATCAAGCCGATCTTGACCTTTGACCCAGACAGCCACAAGATTGTGCCGTTTGAAAAAGCACGGACATCCCGTAAGGCCCTGGCGCGCGTTGAAGAGCTTTTTGCCGAAGCAACCAAGAACCTCGACTATCCAATCAAGGCGTGGGTCATTGATGCAAATTCGCCGCAACCAGCTGCAGAATGGCTGGCGGATCTTGAGAAAAAGTTCCCCAACGTGCCGTTCTACCGTTCCTACATCGGCCCTGCGATTGGCACGCACGTTGGCGCTGGCACCATGGCCTTGGCCTGGATGCGTGATCTCGACGCAGAGCAGCAACAACATTAA